AGAGAGAGTATCTCAACTCGTTCCTGCTTCAGAGGATTGCAGGATTAGTCTTCGATTACATGGTCGCAGCTTCCATAGCCGCTATTTCTCTGGAACTGATCAAGGAGTACATGATACCTATACTCATAATCACAACTGCTGGTGGCCTGGCAACTGCCGCATACACGATTTATTTTTCGAAATGGATTTACAAGCACGCGGTTATGGAACACATCGTTACTTTTTTTGGGATGCACACGGGTACTATCTCCACAGGTATAGCTTTATTGCGTGAGCTCGACCCGCAATTCGAGTCAGGTACGGCAGAAGATATGGTCATAGGAAGTGGTTTCGCTCTCTTTCTAGGTCTTCCGTTAATGATAATCATCAATATACCTATACTTGGCTTCAAACTAGGAAGACCTGTTTACTATTTCTACACACTATTGGCATTGCTCTTCTACTTTAGCATTATGTACATTTTCTGGTTTCTTAAAATCAAACGTTCGAAAGTTCGAAAATAGTAGTACAGTCGTTTGAAAGTGATTTAGTTCTATATATGGTAATTGTTTAGGATATATCGTCAATATATAGGATGTCAAAAAACAATATCTTTATATCCTTGATTTCTCCCCTCTATCAAGTGATATAATTTGTTAGTCATTTTTATTCCAACTAAAAGGGGGGAAACACATGAAGAAACTCTTCTTTCCATTTGTTGCGCTCTTACTTCTAGCTCTTCTTTCCGGTTGTCCTCAAAGCATTCAGCCGGAAACATTTGTGACTTCACAGATCATGGTGGAAGTAGTCCAGTACATGACCGGTCCGGCACTTGAAAATGCTCAGGTCAGAGTCTTTGATGCTGTTACAGGCGACCTGCTGGGCGAGGGGGTGACGGACGAACTTGGAAAAGCGACTGTGGACCTTGCTTGGACGGGAGAAGTGTTGGAGAAGGAAGTTGAAATTCTCGTCAACGCCGAAAATTGTGCACCGAGCGCTGTCAAAGGCGTTGTGGTGAGTGGTGCGCTGGAGGCCACAGACCTTGAGAACGTACCCGTAATTGAAATGGCTGCAAACCGGGCGATGATTAATCCAGAGTCGACTGAACTTCCCGCGTTTACCTTCCGCTTTGAAGACGCAGAGGGTAATCCCATCGATCCAACTAACATAGCCACCGATGTGACAGTCATCGTAGAAATCAACGATGATAACGACTGGGAATACTTTGACGCACTCTACATCGGTCTCGGCTATGTTCCCTGGGCTGGAGGTCGAGACGCAGCCACTTTCGGTGCTACTTCGCTTGAGTACACGTACAGCCTTGAAGGAAAATCAGGTGAGATTCTACTACATATTGTGGCATACAACCATAACAGAGCGAGGATGGACCAGATCGTGACACTGAACTTCCAGCCTCCAGAAACGCCTGTTATCGCGGAGAGATTCGCACCAACGGGAGTCTGGATATATTCTCTCACCAAGGACAGCCCCATCGAGTTCTATGGCTTAAAGGAGACAGCAGGTTCTAAATTGGCAAGTAAAGAACTCCACCTCGACGAACTAAATGGAGCGCCGGTTGAGGGAAACATCTTTGTCCAGATTGCCTGGGACGCTCCCGCCACTTCTACAGATATTGTGGGTTACAACATCTATCGGTCGGATGACGGTGGCTTAACGTACAAAAAGGTGGCTTTCAGAACCGGGGATTACGGATTCGACCACGGCATTGGCATTGAACCAGGAAAAGAATATTTTTATAAAGTTAGATCTGTATACAGCGACGGCAGTGAATCCGGTGATAGTAACGTGGTTCGAATGGTACCTCTGGATATCTTCAAAGTAAAGCTTGTATCCCCAGCCAACAGAGCCACAAATGTGTCAAGAAGGCCCATCTTCCGCTGGATACCTACTGACAAGGAGGACCCCACTAAAGCTCCGGTGCTTGGTGGTGGGCTGATCGATGAAAATGATATATATTACGGTTATTATCTCTGGATCTACGACACGACCCAAAGTGACGGCCAACACATAGTTCCTGACGACGAATTCTACACCTTCGGACCCTCGGAGGTCAGCGTGCAGTTCCTCGATCCCTCGTACGATTGGTATTACTTTGTCATGGGAGACTGGTACTACTACTTCTTCGACGGACTCGAAGCCTATAAGACCTATGAATGGGGACTGGACTATGCTTACGCGATTTACTATGGAGACGACGAAGATGGTGACGGGTTCGAGGATTGGATATCATTGGCTGTGACCATAGATTGGGGTTATGGGATAGACCGGTGGGTGAACGAGCCTGACTACTACAACCGCTTCACCACTGGCGAAGGTTACTAAGAAAGGGGGGATTTGAATGAAATCGATGAAACTCTTAGTAATTATTGCACTGCTTGCTTTGGTTATTTCTGCCTGTACGCTCGTCCCGAATCATGAAGAAAAAGCGGATGTTACTGGAATATGGCAGGCTATTGAAAATGCCCCCTACTACGAAGGTAGGTTGAACATTGGATACGAAAATTATTCAGATGTTGAGAAGCTAGCAGAGGCTCTTGATGCGGAGATAGTGCTTGACATACCTCAAATAAAGGCTGCAAGCATCCGATTCGACGGCAAACTTGTGGACATAAAGGACGAGCTGCTGGATGTAGTTAGGAACAAGGACCTGGCTTTGAGATACATAGAGCCCAGTTACGAGAGAGAACTGGACGAGCCTTTGAAGTCCCCAGACGTACTGAAAGAACTTGGAATGCCTTCCTTCACTGTTACAGAAGTTGCCACCGAGGGTATTCCTGACCTTATGGAATTTGTCTGGGGCGTCGAGAAGATAGGTGCGCCTGAAGCCTGGTCTTTGGGCTACGACGGCAGTGGGATCATTGTGGCTGTAATCGATACCGGTATCGATTCAACGCACCCAGATCTGGAAGGGCAAGTTGCAATGAGGTATGACCCTCTTTTGGGCACTGAGGTGGCTACGAACATAGATTATTCTTTTGAGGCACATGGTACCCACGTCGCCGGGACTATTGCTGCCAAGGACGATGGTATCGGCGTAACAGGTGTCGCCCCCGGTGCAAAACTCATGGATATCCCCATTTTCCAGCCAGGTTACATTGGAGATGAGTATGTTGCCAGTGGGATAGTATGGGCAGTTGATCACGGAGCAAATATTCTTTCAAACTCCTGGGGTGGAAAGGGTTATTCATCGATGCTTCATGATGCTATAACCTATGCTTATGTTAACAACGTTATTTTCGTTAATTCCGCAGGGAACGAACGTGTAGATGAAATCGGCAGTCCCAAGATGTACCCCGGTGTTGTAGTAGTGGCTGCAAGCACCGCAGTGGATGGAGTGACTAACTTTTCCAGCAGAAGCAGGAAAATATCCGTAGCAGCTCCTGGCGATTACACCGTTCTTTCGACCGTTCCGCTCTGGGACGAAGATGAGTTCGTCTTCGATTCTTACCCCTATGCTTTCTACGGTGGGACCTCCATGGCCTGTCCCCATGTTTCGGGTGCTCTCGCTCTGTTGATGCAGAAGTACAGTGAGGAAGAAGAAGTTCTTAATCCCTACCAATACAGAAAGATCCTAGAAAGGGGTGCCGTGGACATACTGGAGCCCGGATTCGACCTAGCCAGCGGCTGGGGCAGACTGGACGTATCCGGTTCCCTCGCGGTCGATCCTGACAGCATAGGAAATGGTGGAGAAGTGGTGTTTAAAGCCCTCTCCAGAAGAACTTATGCTGATGGTTCGAAAGAACCGCTGAACGGTGTGTACGTGACCCTGATACCTCACGACCCCTGGCTGCCTATTTATACAGCCAAGACTTTCGGCGATGGTTACGCGCCCTTCATAGGAATAGACCCAGGCATGTACGACGTCTATTTTGGGAACGGGGATCCCTTCGATCCTTACAGCTGGATGTACTATGGAGGCAGAATGGCGGAACAACATGGCTATTCCTGGAAAGACTTCGAGGTAACGGAAGGAACAGCATGGTATGCAGTGCCTGCGGAGTTCTCGTCAAAGCCCAAAGTAGTTGTGGAAAACATACAGTTCTACACTTTGGATGGGACACCGGTTGATGTATCTGAAGTTCCTGTGATCGCTTTCAACATAAAGGCTATTAATGTTATCACAGCTGATGAATTTTCAACAACCATCTTTTTTGATGGTGGTTCTTTCACACTTCCTGATAACGCGCCACCTCCACTGTACGAATTCTACATTATTCCTGTCTTAGAGGTAGATGACTTGGAGGACTACTACGCAGTAGTAAGCGGCTATGTGGAATACGACAACGATGCTGACAGGCGTGTGTTCTTCGAGGTCTACATGGATGGAGGCGGAGCGTTAATAACGGACGGCTGGATGTACTACTTTACCGCGTTCTGATAAACAGTTTCGATATTCCGGGGGACCCTCAATTCCCCCGGTTTTTTTTATTTGCTATTCTTTTTTGCCTTGCCAGAAAAATCACTGTTCCAAGGACTATCATGAAATGGTATGTCAGCAGCCTCCAGAGAGCCACAGCGATGCCTATAACCCCTTTTGGGAGAACACCACCCAGCATGTAAAACAAACCGAGCTCCAGGGCTCCGCTCGCGCCCGGAGTCGGCACATAGAAGGCCACAAGGAACAGAAGTTCCTGGACACCCCAGACTTCAAGGAAAGAAACGGATGAAGTAACCTGAGATACACCCAAAAGTCCCATGAGTACGAAGTACATAATGAACTTAAATACAACGCTGAACAGGATTGATAGTGCTATATCTATGAACATATTGTGTGGCCCTTTTTTCCAGATGAGCTTCATGTAATAATTGAACTCTTCGAATTTTTTTATGAGATATTCTCTGACCTCATCGGGTTCACAATCCAGCGACTTTCCAAGGAGTTTTCGTATGAACGTCGGCTTTAAGAATATATCGAGGGACCTTATAAGCATTTTTTTCGAATACGAGAGAGTAACGAGAAAGATCAACAGTGCGATGGTCATGAGCGCTCCGAGAGACGCGAAAATTCCTATTCCTGGGATTTTGAGGAAAGCGTTCCAGTATTTTGGCAGAAAAATCAATGCAAGGATCAATATGGCCACATTGTTCACGACATACCTTGAAACGACGACAGCTGCGGCTGTCGTTGTCTCGACGCCCCTCTTTGAGAGATCGTATACCTGGTAAGGCTGACCACCGGCGGCGAAAGGAGTAAGATTGTTGAAAAACTGCATCAGTAATATATTTGCGAAAGCTTCTTTGTATGGCAAGTTGATCCCATATGATTTCAGCAGGAGCTTTGTCCTCAATGCGTTGATTGATTGTGCGAGCATATAGATGGAAATAGTCCCAATAATCCATGAAGGAGATAGTTTCAGGACTAACGACAAGTCGACGTTTTCACCCAGAAAGGCAAGGATAGCGAAGATAACGATAAGGCTAATTATCAAAGCGTAGAACGCCTTTTTATATGAAAAGGTTTGCTTTCGGTTCTCTTCCATAAATCCTCCGGAGTTTTCAGAATAGCTAGTAAATTATATCACATGGGTTCTAGAGGTGCTTTGTGATACAATTTTCTGATAAAGAAAAGGGGGGAATAGAAGATGAAAAAGCTGTTATTTGTAACACTCATACTGCTCTTTGTTTCAATGAGTTATGCTCAGTTTGTAGGTCTGAATCTTTTCTTTGGGAATCTTCATTCTCACACCTCTTATTCCGATGGTCAAAAGACACCTGAGTTTGCGTATAACTTTGCAAAAAATGTTCCCAAAATGGATTTCTTGGCTGTAACGGACCACGCCCACTATTTTGAGCAAACTCTGTCAGATGGTAGAGACAAGTTCGAAGCGATGAAAGAAGCCGCACATGTGAATAGCAGCGATAATTTTCTCGCTATTGCTGGGTTCGAATGGACGGCTACCGGCTGGGGACATATCAATGTATATGAAGCTCCTGATTGGACGGACAGGAATGAGTCACCGGATCTCGATAGCTTTTACAGCTGGATAGAGAGTAGAAAGGTTCTTGCTCAGTTCAACCACCCTATGTCTATGTTTGGAATTTTTGATGATTTCAAATACTATCCAAAAGCTGATGAATATATCAATCTCGTAGAAATTGGAAATGGGAACTGGTCTTTGGGTGATACCATCTCCCCGGAAATGTTCAATGCTGTCAGACTCGCATTCGCAAATGGTTGGCACCTCGGTACAACTGTGGGCCAGGACAATCATAAAGCTAACTGGGGTGCGGCAAATGATTCGAGGACGGCCGTGTATTCTCCTTCGTTAAAACTTGACGACATTCTTGATAGTTTAATGAAAAGACGTACTTATGGAACCGAGGATAGCAATGTGGTAGTGGAATTCTCGGGCAACGGCGAGCCTCTCGGGTCTATCATCTACGATGCGAGTTCACTGAAGCTCGTTCTGAAAATAAAAGAAACTGATGATGACCCGATAGCTAAAGTTGTTATCTATTCAAAATATGGAATCTACAAATCTTTTGATGTCAACGCAACCGTTTTTGAATACAGCGAGGAGATACCCATAGAGAGTTCTTATGAATATTTCTTTGCATATATTCTCGAAGCCGACGGTCAGGAGATCGTAACAACACCCGTGTGGGTGCAGAGCTCTTTAAAGTGCTATCTCTATAACCCCTCAGTACATCCCGGTAACGTGAAACCCGGTGAGAAAGTCGTCACAAAGTTCGTCGTTGCAAATTTGAATGATACCTCGAAGGAGTTCGTGGTATATCTAAAAAACCCGGAAGGGAAAGTATTGGCAAACAAGAAATTTTCATTGGGTGCTCTTTCGGCGGAAACAGCGGTTCTTGAATTTACACCCGAGTCTGAGAAAGATAGCACCATTATTTTTTGCATAGACAATGAAGTGAATTATAAACTTGAACTGACTGTGAGGTCATCCGCTTCGTTGAATATACTTCTCGATAAAACGCACGACAATTATTCCATGAACGCCAGGGAAATATTGAAGGCTTCCATCAACACAGCGGGACATAAGATCGTAGAAGCTGAAAGAATGTTGAAGCCCAATGACCTCTCTAATAAAGACGTTTTTATTCTGCCGTTGCCGGGCACAAAAGGCTTCTTTGAAAAATTGAAGATTCTAATGCCTCTACATTTAAATATGATTAAAAACTATGTCGAAAATGGTGGAACCCTCATCATTTTAGGAAATGGAGCACCCATTTCCCAAGCTATAATCGATTCATACAACAACCTTTTGAAGGCTCTAGACCAACCTATCATCTTCGGAAACGTGATCGCAGATGACGTGGAGGAAATATCTGGTATAACCTTCGATGGCTACAGGGAACTGGTGGGCGCTGGTACACATTTCGAAGGAAATTACGGAAATGGCAAGGTTCTTGTATTCGCAGGAGATCCCTTTACTGATAGGGTTATCTCAGCGAACGTCGAGCTTTTGAACGAGCTCTTTGGTGTAAATGAAATAGTCGAACCCGAATCCGAAAACAAAATACCGGTGGTACTCATAGATACAGCCCACGGAAACGATTATTCGCGGGATAAGCTGAATGATTTTTCTGCAGCTATAGACAGTTGGGGATATTTGAGTAAGTTCCTCTATGAACCCCTATCAGATGAGATACTCAAAAGTGTAAAACTCCTTGTTCTTATGGATGGTGCAGGCTACACGAAGGACGAGTACGAAGCGGTAACCACCTTCCTGAAAAACGGTGGAAGACTCCTCTTAACAGGAAAATCGGATTTCAGGGATGGTAGCCATCCTCAAGTTATGAACCGGTTTCTAGAGTTGATCGGTTCCAGTATTAGGTTGAATGACGATCAAATCGTTGACCCAACGGACAATTACGGTGCTTCTTACAAGGTGGAAATAAAGACATTTCCAAAAAGTGAGCTGAAATTCATTCCTGAAAAGAAAGTTGATGTTTATAGCGGTTGTTCGTTGCTGGTCAATGAAGGATCTGGAGTAGAGATATTTGCCACCGGTGATGAAGACACGAAGAGTGTTGATGCAGATGGCAGAGGAGATGCTTTCCCAGTCGAAAAGGTAATCTTTGCTGCTGGTGAGAAGATAGGAAAGTCGAGAATCGCGGTACTCGGCAAGGCGATTTTCAGTGATTACGATTTCAAATATCCCGGTAACGATAATTACAAATTCACAAAAATGATAATCGACTGGTTGATGAAATGAATTTGTAACAAAGGGACTTTGCTATAAAGGGCTTTTATGGTATAATGACACGGAAATCAAGAATGTGAGGAGGTGTGGCAATGATTTTTAGGAACAGAATGGTAGCATTTACCCCTGTATCTGGGGTTACTCTGCTTTGCCACGCCTTTGTACGTCTATGGAGGTATAAGCCTGTATAGTACAGGTTTCGAGGATACAAGGGTCGTGGCGAAAGTCACGGCCCTTTTTTTTGGTTCCTTTCTTCTGTCGCAGGAGGTGAATAACATGAGGCATAACTTTTGGAAGAGCAACGCAATCGTCGTAGTTGAAAACAGGGACTGTAAATCGGGCATCTGTCGCGCCGATATAACGAAAGAGAGTTTGTTTGATGGTCAAGGAGAATTTGTTAAGTTGGTACTTTGAAAGGGGGTATTGCAATGCACCAAAAGCGTATAAAATCTGTCATTAAAATCGATAGAACCATTGAAAAGATAAGAGAAGAAACACTTAAAGACATTGGATTTATCCGGGAAAGAGGGAGGTTACTATGAGTAAGAAGAAACACTATCATAATTCCATTTATCGCGGGGCTAAGTCTTCTCCTGTTGAAATAGAGAAAAAGGTGAACAAGATTCATTACGAACTGTTGAAAAGGCTCATGCGAATTGGAGGTGGTGGACTATGAATTACGCGTTGATATCTGAAAACATAAAGAAGCAATTCAAAAAGAGCAAAAGGATTGTTCATGCCCTAAAAGGGATAAACCTTCAGATAAGGGAAGGCGAGATATATGGTTTATTGGGTCCGAATGGCTCTGGAAAGTCAACCTTCATCCGGATAGCATCAACTCTGTTGATACCCGATACTGGGAGCATAAAGATTTTCGGATATGACGTGGTGAAGGAAGCCACGAAAGTCCAGAGACTAATTAATCGCGTTTCAGCCGAAGCGAGTTTTTTCAAAAAGCTATCGGCGATGGAGAACCTGCTTTTTGCTGCCGGTATACATGGTATATCGAAGAAGGAAGCACTGGAAAAGATTTATGACATCTCTGAAAAGGTGGGACTTGATAGGAAACGCCTTAACGACCCTCTGGAAGATTTTTCAAGGGGGATGCAGCAAAAAGTTGCCATTGCCAGGGCTTTCATGACTGAACCAAGATTGATGCTTCTTGATGAACCCACAACTGGACTTGACCCAAGGGCAAAGCGTGAAGTGCAATCGTTAATACTCCAAATGAGAGAAAATATGGGGGCAACTATACTTCTCACGACTCATGACATGGAAGAAGCAGAAAGGCTATGTGATTATGTGGCGATAATTCACAGAGGCCGGATAATTATCAAAGGACGAACGAGTGAATTGAAAACTATGATCGCTCACAAAGTCACGAATCCGACATTTGAAGACGTTTTTATGGAATTCACGGGTATCAGCTTTGATGAGGCGGAGTACGAGGAGGCTGAAAGTGCATGAGTACTCAAAGCATAGTGCGGGAAATGCGGGCTTCCTGGGCCTTTATTGTACGGAACTTCAATCTTATAAAACGTTATTGGAAATGGGAAGTTGTTTTCTTCGCATACACTATAGCCAACTCCATAACGATGGGGTTCATTGGCAAAGGTGTGGAGGCTTTTTCAGGAGCTGTACTGGATACGAATTATCTGATTCTCTATATGCTTCTCGGGTCGATTCTCTGGGGTTATCTCTCGATACTATTTGAGATAGTAGCCGAGACGGTCGCCTGGGAGCGCTGGGAAGAAACAATAGAATATACATTCATGGCTCCTATCAAAAGGGCAACGCACCTCTTGAGCGTATGTGGGTTCGCTATTCTCTATGGAATATTGCGAGCGGGTTTGATCCTTCTGGTGGTCTCGATCTTTTTCGACCTGGATCTTTCAAAAGCCAACTTCGCCTCTGCAACCGCAATATTGGCGATAGCGAGTTTCTCCTTTATAGGTCTGGGAATGGTAGCAGCTATTCTGCCATTGATTTCACCAGAGAAGGGCGTTCAGGTTGTCCATATCTTTCAAGCGCTGTTGCTGATGTTCTCCGGTGTTTATTATGAGATAACCGTGTTACCCTTGTGGATGCAGAAAGTAGCAAGGCTGTCACCGGCGACTTACGCTCTCAAAGGCATGCGCTCCGCTATACTTGATGGGAAAGGCTTCAATGAATTGTGGTCAGAGGTCTGGCCATTATTGATTCTTGGTTTTTTCCTTCTCCCGATTGGAATATATTTCTTCCAGATCATGGAGCACTGGGCGAAAAAGAAGGGAGTTCTCAAAAGGAGCGGTTGATACCGCTCCTTTTCGTACTATTTGAAGGTTCCATCGATGTTCAATGATAAAATCGAAAGTGTACTTCGATTCCAAAGCATAAAATATATTTGGGAGGTCAAATATGCTCGTTACTTTGAGCGGAGTGACTCACGATTACGGTGAGGGGTTACTCTTCAATAATATTTCTACATCAATAAACAGACAGGACAAAATTATATTGATCGGTCAGAATGGAAGTGGCAAATCGACCCTTCTGAAAATAATTGCAGGTTTGCTTGAACCAACTTATGGAGAGGTACATAGAGCTTCAAGTATCAGAATAGGTTATCAGGTTCAGGAACGAATTACAGACAGACATTTGTCTCTTATGGATTTTTATATGAATGAAAAAGAGAAAATAGAGCCAGATACAGAGGAATATTACAGTTTTGATAGACGTGTCAGGAGCATATTAACAGGGCTTGAGTTTTCCTCAGAAGACTGGGAGAGGGAACTCGGCAGTTTCAGTGGTGGGGAAATTACGAGAATCGCGCTGGGAAGATTGCTCCTTTTGGATTATGATCTTTTACTACTTGATGAACCCACAAATCACTTGGACCTGAAGTCCGTCGACTGGCTCATTGCATTCCTGAACTCATACCGCGGAGCGGTGCTTCTCGTATCACATGATAGACACCTCATAAGAAGTGTGGGAAACAGGTTCTGGGAAATAAATAGCCGAAAGCTCTGGGACTTTCCCGGAAGTTTCGATAATTATGTTTCTGAAAGGGAACTGTTCGTAAAGAGTGCTCTAAAAAAGCGAGAAAAGCTCGAAAATGAGATAGACAGGCTTCAGATTGTGGCCCGAAGGTACAGACTCTGGGGAGGCGAAAAATTCATTCGTCAGGCTGTTAGTAAAGAGAAGCAGATAGAACGACTCAAGGAAGAGTTGGAGACAATTTCGATCCCTGAAGAGGGAGATTCTCCGAAGATAAGGCTTCCTGAACCTTCCAGAACAGGTTATGTGGTGTTGGAAGTGAAGAACCTCCATTTCAGCTATGATAAAAGAGTTGTTTTCAACGGGGCGGAGATTGTACTGCACCGTGGCGAGAAACTCGGTATAGTTGGACCAAACGGTAGCGGTAAATCGACACTATTGAAGATACTCGCTGGACAGCTTTCACCGTCTTCAGGTGAAGTGAAATGGGGATATAATGTCAGTTGGGGATATCTTTCCCAGATGTCAGACGAGCTCTCATTTGAAAAGGAAGTCATACAGGAATGCTGGGAGCTTGTGCCTGACTGGCCAGACTTTGAAATCAGAAAGTACCTCGGGCGGTTCGGTTTCGAAGGCGAGAGTGTTTTTAAGAAAGTGGGATTACTGAGCGGAGGTGAAAAGACGCGTCTTGCCCTCGCAAAGATGATTCTCAAGAAACCAAATGTGTTAATTATGGATGAGCCCACGAACAACCTTGACATCTGGTCAATTCAGAGCCTAGAAAAGGTGCTTATGGAATACAAAGGCGCGATTATTCTCGTTTCCCACGACAGGGAGTTTCTAAAGAATATCTGTGAAAAATATGTAGTCATCAAGTCCAACAAGTTGGAACATCTTGATAGATTGGAAATATATCTGGAGAATTTTGATGAGTTCAAAGATACATTTCTCAGACAAAAAGACAATGCGAGTAAGCAAAAAAATTTCAAGGAAAAACGAAGGCTCAGTAACCAGCGGAAAAAACTTTCAGAAATGCTTGAAACTTTGAATATTCGGGAAAAAGAACTTGAAAGATCACTGGAGAAACTGTATCAAGAAATTGCATTGCATTCAGCTGATTATCAGAAACTTCAAAAATTACAAGAAGAGATCAGTCTCATAGAAGAAAAATTCCTCAATTTACTTGAGGAGAGAGAATTGCTTCAGAAGGAACTTTCACTGCTCGATGAAAGGCTTCTGGGCTACAGGTGAAACATCATTTCCACAATGGCATAGATAAGGATTATTGAGATAATCAGAAAGTTGTTGAAATAACTCCCACCGACAAGGATTCTCATATCCCTTTCAGTCATTGCGAGGGGGTTATATTCATTCTTTTTTGCAATTGATAAAAGGTATATTGACCAGATGATGTGCAGAGTAAAAACAGCAAGCCCCGATATTATTAGAGACTGACACACGTTTTCGAAATTGCTGATGGCATGAATGATGAA
This genomic interval from Kosmotoga pacifica contains the following:
- the abc-f gene encoding ribosomal protection-like ABC-F family protein, with the translated sequence MLVTLSGVTHDYGEGLLFNNISTSINRQDKIILIGQNGSGKSTLLKIIAGLLEPTYGEVHRASSIRIGYQVQERITDRHLSLMDFYMNEKEKIEPDTEEYYSFDRRVRSILTGLEFSSEDWERELGSFSGGEITRIALGRLLLLDYDLLLLDEPTNHLDLKSVDWLIAFLNSYRGAVLLVSHDRHLIRSVGNRFWEINSRKLWDFPGSFDNYVSERELFVKSALKKREKLENEIDRLQIVARRYRLWGGEKFIRQAVSKEKQIERLKEELETISIPEEGDSPKIRLPEPSRTGYVVLEVKNLHFSYDKRVVFNGAEIVLHRGEKLGIVGPNGSGKSTLLKILAGQLSPSSGEVKWGYNVSWGYLSQMSDELSFEKEVIQECWELVPDWPDFEIRKYLGRFGFEGESVFKKVGLLSGGEKTRLALAKMILKKPNVLIMDEPTNNLDIWSIQSLEKVLMEYKGAIILVSHDREFLKNICEKYVVIKSNKLEHLDRLEIYLENFDEFKDTFLRQKDNASKQKNFKEKRRLSNQRKKLSEMLETLNIREKELERSLEKLYQEIALHSADYQKLQKLQEEISLIEEKFLNLLEERELLQKELSLLDERLLGYR